One window of the Halorussus sp. MSC15.2 genome contains the following:
- a CDS encoding histone acetyltransferase, with protein MTDADGSESDDTDDTCESPEPFSVAIDRPRPSQLYLNGLKLSFVTQWFDFADPNYDPLPVRKIGGDWTLTDGHTRAFAAYLSGTEELRVVRDTDDLPMDVYRECVRWCDEAGVTEIADLAGRVLNDDDFDEKWVARCRAIADE; from the coding sequence GTGACCGACGCTGACGGGTCCGAGTCCGACGACACCGACGACACGTGTGAGAGTCCCGAACCCTTCTCGGTCGCCATCGACCGCCCGCGACCGAGCCAACTCTACCTGAACGGCCTGAAACTCTCCTTCGTGACCCAGTGGTTCGACTTCGCGGACCCGAACTACGACCCCCTGCCGGTCCGAAAAATCGGCGGCGACTGGACGCTGACCGACGGCCACACTCGCGCGTTCGCCGCCTATCTCTCTGGGACCGAGGAACTTCGAGTCGTCCGGGACACCGACGACCTGCCGATGGACGTTTACCGGGAGTGCGTCCGGTGGTGCGACGAAGCGGGCGTCACCGAAATCGCGGACCTCGCGGGTCGGGTGCTGAACGACGACGACTTCGACGAGAAGTGGGTCGCGCGGTGTCGGGCAATCGCCGACGAGTGA